In Schizosaccharomyces osmophilus chromosome 2, complete sequence, the following proteins share a genomic window:
- a CDS encoding hsp16-like protein, whose translation MSLQPFFDLYPFQDGLSDFLSYSPRVQRQDRAVDLSPAIDVHEGKDTVAVDVELPGVKKQDVQVHYDEGKLTISGKSVNERKSEGDRGNHRWSERRFGSFSRTISIPSRIDSDRIEAQFSNGILSILLPKVEQSRSKKQIAIN comes from the coding sequence ATGTCTCTTCAACCTTTCTTCGATTTATACCCATTTCAAGACGGTCTTTCCGACTTTTTGAGTTATTCTCCTCGCGTTCAACGCCAGGATCGTGCTGTTGATTTGTCACCCGCCATTGATGTTCACGAAGGCAAAGACACGGTTGCTGTTGATGTAGAACTTCCTGGTGTCAAAAAGCAGGACGTTCAAGTTCATTACGACGAAGGAAAGCTTACCATTTCTGGTAAATCCGTGAATGAGCGCAAGAGCGAAGGAGATCGAGGAAACCACAGATGGTCTGAGCGTCGCTTTGGTTCCTTCTCTCGAACTATCTCTATCCCCAGCAGGATCGATTCCGATCGTATTGAAGCTCAATTTTCCAATGGCATTTTGAGTATTCTTCTGCCCAAGGTAGAGCAATCTCGCTCCAAGAAGCAAATCGCCATTAATTAA
- a CDS encoding SnoaL-like domain has protein sequence MSVPALPATLTPALSGRDAVADALYRSVMALDTADDALFKSAFTTDAVLDVNGTIMEGYDAIYSQCYAMLTKFDTNHFLSNMRINIIEGDSKAQVTCSALSQHYRGGEGMNPGSDFLLAGGLY, from the coding sequence ATGTCCGTGCCGGCACTTCCAGCTACCCTCACACCTGCCCTAAGCGGCCGCGACGCCGTCGCTGATGCCCTCTATCGCAGCGTCATGGCCTTAGACACAGCCGACGATGCTCTCTTCAAATCTGCCTTTACCACTGATGCCGTCTTGGACGTCAACGGTACCATCATGGAAGGCTACGATGCCATTTACAGTCAATGCTACGCCATGCTCACCAAATTTGACACCAACCACTTCCTTTCCAACATGCGTATCAACATCATAGAAGGAGACTCGAAGGCTCAGGTGACATGCTCTGCTCTTTCTCAACACTACCGTGGTGGAGAGGGCATGAATCCCGGCTCTGACTTTCTGCTTGCTGGTGGATTGTACTAG